One genomic segment of Bifidobacterium breve DSM 20213 = JCM 1192 includes these proteins:
- a CDS encoding metallophosphoesterase family protein, with the protein MKYFTTDTHFGHPLVTVLRGFTTFDPTRSSYEEILRAHGRKAAEDWAKETTLDSGPTFRTAADTDAHDKAIVDNINAMVGPDDELWILGDIGFRTSLTHLKNCLRALNCKHLHGVIGNHDDWWLEDRPALNLFESLEPNDTVEIEGLGIVNLSHFPYREDLSYSWPDDVAKFSGKALPFDGRKLLYGHTHQLSPDGARSEALNVGLDAWDLMPVSEAQVIDWFREHDDGSASASPTGQAPSLDMPSF; encoded by the coding sequence ATGAAGTATTTCACCACCGATACGCATTTCGGGCATCCGCTGGTCACCGTGCTACGAGGTTTTACGACATTCGATCCAACGCGCTCAAGCTATGAGGAAATACTGCGCGCGCATGGGCGCAAAGCCGCTGAGGATTGGGCCAAGGAGACGACGCTGGACTCGGGGCCGACGTTCCGCACGGCAGCCGATACGGATGCTCACGACAAAGCGATCGTGGACAATATCAATGCGATGGTCGGGCCGGACGATGAGTTGTGGATTCTGGGCGACATCGGTTTTCGCACGTCACTGACGCATTTGAAGAACTGTCTACGCGCGCTCAATTGCAAGCATTTGCATGGTGTGATCGGCAATCACGATGATTGGTGGCTTGAAGATCGGCCCGCACTCAACCTGTTCGAGAGCCTTGAGCCGAACGATACGGTCGAAATCGAAGGACTTGGCATAGTGAATCTGTCCCACTTCCCATATCGGGAGGATTTGTCGTACAGCTGGCCCGACGATGTGGCAAAGTTCAGCGGTAAGGCCCTGCCGTTTGACGGCCGAAAGCTGCTGTATGGTCACACGCATCAGCTTTCGCCCGATGGGGCCCGTTCGGAGGCTCTGAACGTCGGATTGGATGCATGGGACTTGATGCCGGTGAGCGAGGCGCAGGTTATCGATTGGTTCCGCGAACATGACGATGGCAGCGCATCGGCTAGCCCGACAGGTCAAGCACCGTCGCTTGATATGCCGTCGTTCTAA
- the tenA gene encoding thiaminase II produces the protein MTFDAAAFGPITLDHLPPFAQRLREAANLVWEEGYRQPFLRELGNGTLDRERFAFYLLQDYRYLNDYAKVHALALTKTQDPEVMRFMADVQNGIFNVESAMHRKYMASYGISEQEMNSVRQSAFARAYTSNILSIAYGNPLVDVLVAVLPCAWVYADYGQRLAAEFTDTLDSNPYKSWVDMYKTEEFWSSSAWLIEHIEQLTEHLSAERKDELVDVFVTGVQNEYMFWSSAYDMQYTWKPEWDV, from the coding sequence ATGACTTTTGACGCCGCCGCGTTCGGCCCGATCACCTTGGACCATCTGCCGCCGTTCGCGCAACGACTGCGCGAGGCCGCCAACTTGGTCTGGGAGGAGGGATACCGGCAGCCGTTCCTGCGCGAGCTGGGCAACGGGACGCTCGATCGCGAGCGCTTCGCATTCTATCTGCTGCAGGACTATCGTTACCTAAACGACTACGCCAAGGTCCACGCTCTGGCCCTCACCAAAACCCAGGATCCCGAAGTCATGCGGTTCATGGCCGACGTGCAGAACGGTATCTTCAATGTGGAGTCCGCGATGCACCGCAAATACATGGCAAGCTACGGCATCAGCGAGCAGGAAATGAACTCGGTTCGTCAGTCCGCGTTCGCCCGCGCCTACACGTCGAACATCCTTTCGATCGCATATGGCAATCCTTTAGTCGATGTTCTCGTGGCCGTGCTGCCCTGCGCATGGGTGTACGCCGACTACGGGCAGCGTCTCGCCGCCGAATTCACGGACACGCTTGATTCCAACCCGTACAAGAGCTGGGTGGACATGTACAAAACCGAGGAGTTCTGGAGCAGCTCCGCATGGCTGATCGAACATATCGAGCAGCTGACCGAACACCTGAGCGCAGAACGCAAGGACGAACTCGTGGACGTCTTCGTGACCGGCGTGCAGAACGAATACATGTTCTGGTCGAGTGCCTACGACATGCAGTACACATGGAAGCCGGAATGGGATGTGTGA
- a CDS encoding alpha/beta hydrolase: MQMTSRINAGGDDPIFLMFHGYGNDESEMVRILDAVYAPARFHTDLSVSSAPVGSSDFADSDYSVNHAESAHGETGPSYISFRATYPRPYMGGNYWYPDGCGVEERQRECAAVGEAVTSLLDASAFANRKKILIGFSQGGYLSYRLVKAYPTVFDSAILLSPSFMGEEQAALDSLTRFFLAYGAYDRTIPAPDQQTAHQVLERAGLLTYREYPDMAHAICDEEIADIRDFLRAI, translated from the coding sequence CTGCAGATGACGAGCCGAATCAATGCCGGCGGCGACGACCCGATTTTCTTGATGTTTCACGGGTATGGCAACGATGAGAGCGAAATGGTGCGGATTCTCGACGCTGTATATGCGCCGGCACGGTTCCATACGGATTTATCAGTTTCGTCCGCTCCCGTTGGTTCCTCTGATTTCGCTGATTCCGACTACTCAGTCAATCACGCTGAATCCGCACATGGTGAGACCGGGCCGAGTTACATCTCATTCCGCGCCACCTATCCAAGGCCTTACATGGGCGGCAATTACTGGTATCCGGACGGCTGCGGCGTGGAAGAACGGCAACGGGAATGCGCGGCGGTCGGCGAAGCGGTGACCTCGTTGCTGGACGCCTCGGCGTTTGCAAACCGTAAGAAGATTCTTATCGGGTTCTCCCAAGGCGGCTACCTGTCGTACCGTCTGGTCAAGGCGTATCCGACCGTGTTCGATTCGGCGATTCTGCTCAGCCCTTCGTTCATGGGCGAGGAGCAGGCGGCGCTTGACTCCCTTACCCGATTCTTTCTGGCCTATGGCGCGTATGACCGCACAATCCCCGCGCCCGACCAGCAGACGGCCCATCAGGTCCTTGAACGGGCCGGGCTTCTGACCTATCGCGAGTATCCCGATATGGCTCACGCCATTTGCGACGAGGAAATTGCTGATATTCGTGATTTTCTGCGCGCAATATGA
- a CDS encoding tRNA (adenine-N1)-methyltransferase: MGPRRGALTAGEKVQFTDRKGKKITDQLVAGGSTQTEHGLILHDDVIGRIEGTVILTVHAKREAQVNQVYPEKDRNKPWKSSRAIGGWEYAVMRPRLADYVLSMPRGAQIMYPKDIAQVIQLGDIRSGMRVLESGAGSGAMSVNLLDAVGQDGHLTTIELRPEFAKVAQANATLYYGEQPQWWDLKTGDFDSVAAELPEHWFDRIMLDMLDPWNRLEQAYRVIAPGGVLVSYVTTTTQMSRLAEALRTAGCWTEPQIQETLERTWKAQGLAVRPDHQMIGHTGFLVVSRAMAPGFEALRKRDRVTKDTSTDIDSLTEDQREAQIEELELRDISDHKLRKVLRDLDRQVGRLADTDE; this comes from the coding sequence ATGGGGCCGAGGCGCGGGGCGCTGACCGCAGGCGAGAAGGTGCAGTTCACCGACCGCAAGGGCAAGAAGATCACCGATCAGCTGGTTGCCGGCGGCTCCACACAAACCGAGCATGGCTTGATTCTGCACGATGATGTGATCGGCAGGATCGAAGGCACGGTCATCCTCACCGTACACGCCAAACGAGAGGCGCAGGTCAATCAGGTCTACCCCGAAAAGGACAGGAACAAGCCGTGGAAGTCCTCGCGCGCCATCGGCGGCTGGGAGTATGCGGTGATGCGCCCACGTCTGGCCGACTACGTGCTCTCCATGCCGCGTGGCGCGCAGATCATGTATCCGAAAGACATCGCCCAGGTCATCCAGCTTGGCGACATTCGCTCCGGCATGCGCGTGCTGGAATCCGGCGCCGGCTCGGGAGCGATGAGCGTCAACCTGCTGGACGCCGTAGGACAGGATGGCCACCTGACCACCATCGAGCTGCGCCCCGAATTCGCCAAGGTGGCCCAGGCCAATGCCACGCTGTACTACGGCGAGCAGCCGCAATGGTGGGACCTCAAAACCGGCGACTTCGATTCCGTGGCCGCCGAACTGCCCGAACATTGGTTCGACCGTATCATGCTCGACATGCTCGATCCGTGGAACAGGCTCGAACAGGCCTATCGCGTGATCGCCCCCGGCGGCGTGTTGGTCAGCTACGTAACCACCACCACGCAGATGAGCCGACTGGCCGAAGCCCTGCGCACGGCCGGCTGCTGGACCGAACCGCAGATCCAGGAAACCCTCGAACGCACATGGAAGGCCCAAGGCCTCGCCGTACGCCCCGACCATCAGATGATCGGACACACCGGTTTCCTTGTCGTTTCGCGCGCCATGGCCCCCGGCTTCGAGGCACTGCGCAAACGCGACCGCGTGACCAAGGACACGTCCACCGACATCGACTCCCTCACCGAAGATCAGCGCGAAGCCCAGATCGAAGAGCTGGAACTGCGTGATATCTCTGATCACAAACTACGTAAGGTGCTGCGCGATCTCGACCGTCAGGTCGGCCGGCTCGCCGACACCGACGAATAA
- a CDS encoding SixA phosphatase family protein yields the protein MGIKLNKVAKAAKEYDHVLIIMRHAKAEPFGDKGDVERELTEKGLKQAKAVGKGVEALGLVPDRISCSSATRTRQTLDRMLKTFGDKPIVDYRISLYDGGVQAVFDELAHVKDKTHVFMIVGHEPTVSISAQWLASADSDSERLDLLNLGLSPASIVIMGSDKPFDEWQVHSGELLAVINAKDFD from the coding sequence ATGGGCATCAAGCTGAACAAGGTCGCCAAGGCAGCCAAGGAATATGACCATGTCCTCATCATCATGAGGCATGCCAAGGCTGAGCCGTTCGGAGACAAGGGCGATGTCGAGCGTGAGCTCACCGAGAAAGGCCTCAAACAGGCCAAAGCCGTGGGCAAGGGTGTCGAAGCGCTGGGATTGGTGCCCGACCGGATTTCCTGCTCGTCCGCCACCCGCACCCGGCAGACGCTGGATCGCATGCTCAAGACGTTCGGTGACAAGCCGATCGTCGATTATCGCATCAGCCTGTATGACGGGGGAGTGCAGGCCGTGTTCGACGAACTCGCCCACGTCAAGGACAAGACCCATGTGTTCATGATCGTCGGCCATGAGCCTACCGTGTCCATCAGCGCGCAATGGCTCGCCTCTGCCGACTCCGATTCGGAACGTCTTGATCTGCTGAATCTGGGTCTTTCGCCGGCCTCCATCGTGATTATGGGCTCAGATAAGCCGTTCGATGAATGGCAGGTGCACAGTGGCGAACTGCTCGCCGTCATCAATGCGAAGGACTTCGACTGA
- the metE gene encoding 5-methyltetrahydropteroyltriglutamate--homocysteine S-methyltransferase — translation MSTLTSVSGFPRIGQNRELKKIIEGYWKGANDLTAVKATAAELRAKHWKLQQAAGIDLIPSNDFSYYDQMLDTAILLNVIPKRYERLAFDNQEDTLFAMARGYQGDKGDVTALPMKKWFTTNYHYLVPEVESAAEIKLNSTKPFDEFNEAKALGIDTKPVFIGPYTFLKLARTPEATELELDKGLVNAVAAVYVEVLAKFNELGAAWVQLDEPYLVLDKEPGDVELFKTLYTKILSAKGNVKVLLNTYFGHIADVYETVNLLGFDGIGLDLNEGREENLETVAKYGVASNTTIFAGVINGRNIWRNNYATSLGLVDALKQVTANVAVSTASSLLHVPFSTEGETGIPAEDLKHFAFAVQKLDELKEVAALADATEDEKKVSAALAANQALFDGTRVAADPAVAERIGKLSDADYVRQPAREERQALQREALGLPLLPTTTIGSFPQTKEIRAERAKLRKGEVTKEAYDEFIKAQIDTVIKKQEDIGLDVLVHGEFERNDMVEYFGQNLNGFLFTKNAWVQSYGTRCVKPPIVWGDVSRANPITVEWSAYAQSKTDHVMKGMLTGPVTILNWSWPREDITHEEQTKQLALAIRDEVLDLEAAGIKVIQIDEAALREKLPLRKSDWHVKYLDWAVPAFRLVHSAVKPTTQIHTHMCYSEFNDIIRDIDAMDADVISFEASRGDLVVLDAIHDAHFETEAGPGVYDIHSPRIPSEKEIEDRIYEILDKMDVRKVWINPDCGLKTRGNAETWPSLEHLVAAAKAVRAKLEK, via the coding sequence ATGTCCACTCTGACTTCCGTCTCCGGCTTTCCCCGCATCGGGCAGAACCGCGAACTGAAGAAGATCATCGAAGGCTACTGGAAGGGCGCCAACGACCTGACCGCCGTCAAGGCCACCGCCGCCGAACTGCGCGCCAAGCACTGGAAGCTGCAGCAGGCCGCCGGCATCGACCTCATTCCCAGCAACGACTTCAGCTACTACGATCAGATGCTGGACACCGCCATCCTCCTCAACGTGATTCCGAAGCGTTACGAGCGTCTCGCCTTCGATAATCAGGAGGACACGCTCTTCGCCATGGCCCGCGGCTACCAGGGCGACAAGGGCGACGTGACCGCCCTGCCGATGAAGAAGTGGTTCACCACCAACTACCACTATCTGGTGCCTGAAGTCGAGTCGGCCGCGGAGATCAAGCTCAACTCCACCAAGCCGTTCGACGAATTCAACGAGGCCAAGGCGCTGGGCATCGACACCAAGCCCGTGTTCATCGGCCCGTACACGTTCCTGAAGCTCGCCCGCACCCCGGAAGCCACCGAACTCGAGCTCGACAAGGGCCTGGTCAACGCCGTGGCCGCCGTCTACGTCGAAGTGCTCGCCAAATTCAACGAACTCGGTGCCGCATGGGTCCAGCTTGATGAGCCGTACCTCGTGCTCGACAAGGAGCCGGGCGATGTTGAACTCTTCAAGACCCTGTACACCAAGATCCTGTCCGCCAAGGGCAACGTCAAGGTGCTGCTCAACACCTACTTCGGCCACATCGCCGACGTGTACGAGACCGTCAACCTGCTCGGCTTCGACGGCATCGGCCTGGACCTCAACGAAGGCCGCGAGGAGAACCTCGAAACCGTCGCCAAGTACGGCGTGGCCTCCAACACCACCATCTTCGCCGGCGTGATCAACGGCCGCAACATCTGGCGCAACAACTACGCCACCTCCCTCGGCCTGGTCGATGCCCTGAAGCAGGTCACCGCCAACGTGGCCGTCTCCACCGCATCCTCCCTGCTGCACGTGCCGTTCAGCACCGAAGGCGAGACCGGCATCCCGGCCGAAGACCTCAAGCACTTCGCGTTCGCCGTCCAGAAGCTCGACGAGCTCAAGGAAGTCGCCGCCCTGGCCGACGCCACCGAGGACGAGAAGAAAGTCTCCGCCGCCCTCGCCGCCAACCAGGCTCTGTTCGACGGCACCCGCGTGGCCGCCGACCCGGCCGTCGCCGAGCGCATCGGCAAGCTGTCCGACGCCGACTACGTGCGTCAGCCTGCCCGCGAGGAGCGTCAGGCCCTGCAGCGCGAGGCCCTCGGCCTGCCGCTGCTGCCGACCACCACCATCGGCTCCTTCCCCCAGACCAAGGAGATTCGCGCCGAGCGCGCCAAGCTGCGCAAGGGCGAGGTCACCAAGGAAGCCTACGACGAGTTCATCAAGGCCCAGATCGACACCGTCATCAAGAAGCAGGAGGATATCGGCCTCGACGTGCTGGTCCACGGCGAGTTCGAGCGTAACGACATGGTCGAATATTTCGGCCAGAACCTCAACGGCTTCCTATTCACCAAGAACGCTTGGGTTCAGTCCTACGGCACCCGTTGCGTCAAGCCCCCGATCGTCTGGGGTGACGTGTCCCGCGCCAACCCGATCACCGTGGAATGGTCCGCGTACGCCCAGTCCAAGACCGACCATGTAATGAAGGGCATGCTCACCGGCCCGGTGACCATCCTCAACTGGTCCTGGCCGCGCGAGGACATCACCCACGAGGAGCAGACCAAGCAGCTCGCCCTCGCCATCCGCGACGAAGTGCTCGATCTCGAGGCCGCCGGAATCAAGGTCATCCAGATCGATGAGGCCGCCCTGCGTGAGAAGCTGCCGTTGCGCAAGTCCGACTGGCACGTCAAGTACCTCGACTGGGCCGTTCCGGCCTTCCGTCTGGTGCACTCCGCCGTCAAGCCGACCACCCAGATCCACACCCACATGTGCTACTCCGAGTTCAACGACATCATCCGCGACATCGACGCGATGGATGCCGACGTGATCTCCTTCGAAGCTTCCCGTGGCGATCTGGTGGTGCTCGACGCCATTCACGACGCGCACTTCGAGACCGAGGCCGGCCCGGGCGTCTACGACATCCACTCCCCGCGTATTCCTTCCGAGAAGGAGATCGAGGATCGTATCTACGAGATCCTTGACAAGATGGACGTCAGGAAGGTGTGGATCAACCCCGACTGCGGTCTGAAGACCCGTGGCAACGCCGAAACCTGGCCGAGCCTTGAACATCTGGTCGCCGCCGCCAAGGCCGTGCGCGCCAAGCTCGAGAAGTAG
- the metF gene encoding methylenetetrahydrofolate reductase [NAD(P)H], whose protein sequence is MHSPMFTLEVFPPKRNAPVGTIYDTLDGLEGLNPDFISVTYGHGTHSDRTATARIAHTISKEYGIPAVAHLTALYSDKAKIDEALDMFEEAGVSAVLALRGDYIDGEQAVGEFNHASDLVSYIRSVKPDLKVFGACYPEGHYQADTIDQDIENLKIKVDAGATHLISQLFYDNEDFYRFLDKARAAGITVPIEAGIMPVRGAKSVRRMAERNASRIPDKLNTLLNKWEDDIQSLRAAGILYASEQIADLVAHGVDGVHLYSMNHPATTRRIWRNTEPLFLGTQG, encoded by the coding sequence ATGCATTCCCCGATGTTCACTCTCGAGGTATTCCCGCCCAAGCGCAACGCGCCGGTCGGCACCATCTACGACACCCTCGACGGGCTCGAGGGCCTGAACCCCGACTTCATTTCCGTGACCTACGGCCATGGCACCCACTCCGACCGCACCGCCACCGCACGCATCGCCCATACGATCAGCAAGGAATACGGCATACCAGCAGTCGCCCACCTCACCGCCCTGTACTCCGACAAGGCCAAGATCGACGAAGCGCTTGACATGTTCGAAGAAGCCGGCGTGAGCGCCGTGCTCGCCCTGCGCGGCGATTACATCGACGGTGAGCAGGCGGTCGGCGAATTCAACCACGCCAGCGACCTCGTATCCTACATCCGCTCCGTGAAGCCGGATCTCAAGGTGTTCGGCGCCTGCTACCCAGAAGGCCATTACCAGGCCGACACCATCGACCAGGATATCGAGAACCTCAAGATTAAGGTCGATGCCGGAGCCACCCATCTGATTTCCCAGTTGTTCTACGACAATGAGGACTTCTACCGTTTCCTCGACAAGGCGCGCGCCGCCGGCATCACCGTGCCGATCGAGGCGGGCATCATGCCGGTGCGTGGCGCCAAGTCCGTGCGTCGCATGGCCGAGCGCAACGCCTCGCGCATCCCGGACAAGCTCAACACCCTGCTGAACAAGTGGGAGGACGACATCCAGTCCCTGCGTGCCGCCGGCATACTCTACGCTTCCGAGCAGATCGCCGACCTCGTGGCCCACGGCGTGGACGGCGTCCACCTGTATTCGATGAACCACCCCGCCACCACGCGCCGTATCTGGCGCAATACGGAACCGTTGTTCCTCGGTACGCAAGGTTGA
- the bsh gene encoding choloylglycine hydrolase, whose product MCTGVRFSDDEGNTYFGRNLDWSFSYGETILVTPRGYHYDTVFGAGGKAKPNAVIGVGVVMADRPMYFDCANEHGLAIAGLNFPGYASFVHEPVEGTENVATFEFPLWVARNFDSVDEVEEALRNVTLVSQIVPGQQESLLHWFIGDGKRSIVVEQMADGMHVHHDDVDVLTNQPTFDFHMENLRNYMCVSNEMAEPTSWGKASLTAWGAGVGMHGIPGDVSSPSRFVRVAYTNAHYPQQNDEAANVSRLFHTLGSVQMVDGMAKMGNGQFERTLFTSGYSSKTNTYYMNTYDDPAIRSYAMADYDMDSSELISVAR is encoded by the coding sequence ATGTGCACTGGTGTCCGTTTCTCCGATGATGAGGGCAACACCTATTTCGGCCGTAATCTCGACTGGAGTTTCTCATATGGGGAGACCATCCTGGTCACTCCGCGCGGCTACCACTATGACACGGTGTTCGGTGCGGGCGGCAAGGCGAAGCCGAACGCGGTGATCGGCGTGGGCGTGGTCATGGCCGATAGGCCGATGTATTTCGACTGCGCCAATGAACATGGTCTGGCCATCGCCGGCTTGAATTTCCCCGGCTACGCCTCGTTCGTCCACGAACCGGTCGAAGGCACGGAAAACGTCGCCACGTTCGAATTTCCGCTGTGGGTGGCACGCAATTTCGACTCCGTCGACGAGGTCGAGGAGGCGCTCAGGAACGTGACGCTCGTCTCCCAGATCGTGCCGGGACAGCAGGAGTCTCTGCTGCACTGGTTCATCGGCGACGGCAAGCGCAGCATCGTCGTCGAGCAGATGGCCGATGGCATGCACGTGCATCATGATGACGTCGATGTGCTGACCAATCAGCCGACGTTCGACTTCCATATGGAAAATCTGCGCAACTACATGTGCGTCAGCAACGAGATGGCTGAACCGACTTCATGGGGCAAGGCCTCCTTGACCGCCTGGGGTGCGGGTGTGGGCATGCATGGCATCCCGGGCGACGTGAGCTCCCCGTCGCGCTTCGTTCGTGTGGCCTACACCAACGCGCATTACCCGCAGCAGAACGATGAAGCCGCCAATGTGTCGCGTCTGTTCCACACCCTCGGCTCCGTGCAGATGGTGGACGGCATGGCGAAGATGGGCAACGGCCAGTTCGAACGCACGCTGTTCACCAGCGGATATTCGTCCAAGACCAACACCTATTACATGAACACCTATGATGACCCCGCCATCCGTTCCTACGCCATGGCCGATTACGATATGGATTCCTCGGAGCTCATCAGCGTCGCTCGATGA